The Selenomonadales bacterium genome has a window encoding:
- a CDS encoding methylmalonyl-CoA carboxyltransferase, translated as MATVLEKIEDLKARQEKIKLGGGEKRIAKQHEKGKCTARERIEKLFDEGTFVELDQFVTHRCVNFGMETKELPGEGVVTGYGTVDGRLVYAFAQDFTVEGGSLGEMHAAKICKVLDLSLKMGAPIIGINDSGGARIQEAVDALAGYGKIFYKNTLASGVVPQISVIMGPCAGGAVYSPALTDFIYMVKNTSQMFITGPAVIKSVTAEEVTAEELGGAMTHNATSGVAHFAAENEDDCIEQIRYLLSFLPSNNLEEVPVVETGDDPNRMEEALNEIIPDNSNMPYDMKEVIGLTVDNGEFYEVQPHYARNIITCFARFDGKAVGIIANQPNVMAGCLDINASDKSSRFIRFCDAFNIPIVNFVDVPGFLPGCDQEYGGIIRHGAKMLYAYSEATVPKITVITRKAYGGSYLAMCSQDLGADQVMAWPTSEIAVMGPAGAANIIFRKDPNVAEKTAKYIEEFATPYKAAERGFVDSVIEPKETRPRIITALNMLASKRDARPAKKHGNIPL; from the coding sequence ATGGCTACTGTTCTGGAAAAAATTGAAGATTTAAAAGCCAGACAAGAGAAAATCAAACTTGGCGGCGGTGAAAAACGCATTGCTAAACAGCATGAAAAAGGCAAATGCACTGCTCGCGAACGTATTGAAAAACTCTTCGACGAAGGCACATTTGTTGAACTTGACCAATTCGTTACGCATCGTTGCGTAAACTTTGGTATGGAAACGAAAGAACTTCCGGGTGAAGGCGTAGTAACGGGTTACGGTACTGTTGACGGCCGTCTCGTATATGCATTCGCACAGGACTTCACTGTTGAAGGTGGTTCTCTCGGTGAAATGCACGCTGCTAAAATCTGCAAAGTATTAGACCTTTCCTTGAAAATGGGTGCTCCGATCATCGGTATCAACGATTCGGGCGGCGCACGTATTCAGGAAGCAGTTGACGCTTTGGCTGGTTACGGCAAAATTTTCTACAAAAACACACTCGCTTCCGGTGTTGTTCCGCAGATCTCCGTTATCATGGGACCTTGCGCCGGCGGTGCAGTTTATTCCCCGGCTTTGACTGACTTTATCTATATGGTCAAAAACACGAGCCAGATGTTCATCACTGGTCCGGCTGTTATCAAATCCGTTACGGCAGAAGAAGTTACGGCAGAAGAATTGGGCGGCGCAATGACGCACAATGCTACTTCCGGTGTAGCTCACTTCGCAGCTGAAAACGAAGATGACTGTATCGAACAGATCCGTTATCTCCTCAGCTTCTTGCCGAGCAACAACCTCGAAGAAGTTCCGGTTGTTGAAACGGGCGATGACCCGAACCGTATGGAAGAAGCCCTGAATGAAATCATTCCGGACAACTCCAACATGCCGTATGACATGAAAGAAGTTATCGGTCTTACGGTCGACAACGGCGAATTCTATGAAGTTCAGCCGCACTATGCACGCAATATCATCACTTGCTTCGCACGTTTCGACGGCAAAGCAGTTGGTATCATTGCAAATCAGCCGAACGTTATGGCAGGTTGCCTTGACATCAATGCATCTGACAAATCGTCGCGCTTCATCCGTTTCTGTGACGCGTTCAATATTCCTATCGTAAACTTCGTAGACGTACCGGGCTTCTTGCCGGGTTGCGACCAAGAATACGGTGGTATCATCCGTCATGGTGCGAAAATGCTCTATGCATACTCGGAAGCAACTGTTCCGAAAATCACTGTCATTACGCGTAAAGCGTACGGCGGTTCTTACTTAGCAATGTGCTCGCAAGACCTTGGTGCAGATCAGGTTATGGCTTGGCCGACATCTGAAATCGCAGTTATGGGTCCTGCAGGTGCTGCAAACATTATTTTCCGTAAAGACCCGAATGTTGCGGAAAAAACGGCAAAATACATCGAAGAGTTTGCAACTCCGTACAAAGCTGCAGAACGCGGATTTGTTGACAGCGTAATCGAACCGAAAGAAACGAGACCGCGCATTATCACCGCCTTGAATATGCTGGCTAGCAAACGTGATGCTCGCCCGGCGAAAAAACACGGCAACATTCCGTTATAA
- a CDS encoding biotin/lipoyl-binding protein yields the protein MKKFNIKVNGTAFEVEVEEVKVAAKAAAPAAPKAAPAPAAAPAPAVVGAGETGVKAPMPGKIVKVVAAAGAAVKKGEVVVILEAMKMQNEIVAPVDGTVKSINVAAGQSVKPGEVMAVIG from the coding sequence ATGAAAAAGTTCAACATTAAAGTAAACGGTACAGCTTTTGAAGTTGAAGTAGAAGAAGTAAAAGTAGCAGCTAAAGCAGCAGCTCCGGCAGCTCCGAAAGCAGCTCCGGCTCCGGCAGCAGCTCCGGCTCCGGCAGTAGTTGGCGCTGGCGAAACGGGCGTTAAAGCTCCGATGCCGGGCAAAATCGTTAAAGTTGTTGCAGCAGCAGGCGCAGCAGTTAAAAAAGGCGAAGTAGTTGTAATCCTCGAAGCTATGAAAATGCAGAACGAAATCGTTGCACCGGTTGACGGTACGGTTAAATCCATCAACGTTGCTGCTGGTCAGAGCGTTAAACCGGGCGAAGTTATGGCAGTTATCGGCTAA